One segment of Primulina tabacum isolate GXHZ01 chromosome 14, ASM2559414v2, whole genome shotgun sequence DNA contains the following:
- the LOC142523996 gene encoding peroxidase 12-like encodes MVAMKDLQISIPPSSTKTDDMISYFAPKNFTITEMVVLSGAHMIGSMGLLASDENLNMDYRTGAIAEGFAFDRDRFASAMIKMSQLNVLTGEEGEIRVNCSARNLDNVLLPSAADETMKRGSSALFEGTKHCIY; translated from the exons ATGGTAGCAATGAAGGATCTACAAATCAGCATACCGCCATCGTCGACCAAAACCGATGACATGATCTCTTATTTTGCCCCCAAGAACTTCACCATTACCGAAATGGTGGTCCTCTCCGGCGCCCATATGATCGGAAGCATG GGGTTGTTAGCTTCGGACGAAAATTTGAACATGGATTATAGAACTGGAGCGATTGCCGAGGGCTTTGCCTTTGATCGAGACAGATTTGCTAGTGCAATGATAAAGATGTCGCAGCTAAATGTGTTGACTGGGGAAGAAGGGGAGATTCGGGTGAATTGCTCCGCTAGGAATTTGGACAACGTGCTACTTCCTTCTGCTGCGGACGAGACGATGAAGCGCGGGTCCTCTGCACTTTTTGAGGGGACGAAGCACTGTATTTATTAA
- the LOC142525448 gene encoding phytosulfokine receptor 2-like, producing MDPALQGVLAAIGSFFLISLIIGTILVICGENKSARSDSVPRSWDSSKPQAEINFGLSSISVGESASFDPTMNQISMQALIDATRNFSPDLIVGDGSFGLVYKARLSSGQLIAVKRLSTDAFQGLREFRAEMETLGKIRHPNIVKLLGYCVAGSDRLLIYEFMEKGSLDQWLYESSYSEEGQSGEVELRSRLSWQTRIKIVRSLAKGLSYMHNLSTPIIHRDIKASNVLLDSNFESHIADFGLARSMEGSHSHVSTQVAGTLGYMPPEYINGSTMAIMPGDVYSFGVLMLETVTGRRPSFPFPGDDGKEVRLMEWIHSMVEQNRYMEMVDSSILKDGIKESMVVEVFKIGLKCANEKWKVRPTMKEVVEELDKVVA from the coding sequence ATGGATCCAGCGCTGCAAGGAGTTCTCGCAGCTATTGGCAGCTTCTTCTTAATAAGCTTGATCATCGGCACCATCTTGGTTATCTGCGGAGAAAACAAAAGTGCGAGATCTGATTCTGTGCCCCGCAGCTGGGACTCTTCGAAGCCCCAAGCCGAGATCAATTTCGGGCTTTCTTCGATTTCCGTAGGCGAGAGTGCCAGTTTTGACCCGACAATGAACCAAATATCGATGCAAGCTTTGATTGATGCGACCAGGAATTTCTCCCCGGACCTAATTGTCGGAGATGGAAGTTTCGGGCTTGTTTACAAAGCCCGGCTCAGCTCGGGCCAACTCATTGCTGTGAAAAGGCTCTCCACGGATGCCTTTCAAGGCTTGCGCGAGTTCCGGGCTGAGATGGAGACCCTTGGGAAGATCAGGCATCCCAATATCGTCAAACTACTCGGCTATTGCGTCGCCGGTTCCGATCGGTTATTAATCTACGAGTTTATGGAAAAGGGAAGTCTTGACCAATGGCTTTACGAGTCGTCATACTCGGAAGAGGGACAGAGTGGTGAAGTAGAATTAAGGTCGCGACTATCTTGGCAAACTAGGATCAAGATTGTTAGATCATTAGCTAAGGGCCTCTCTTATATGCATAATTTGAGTACTCCTATAATTCACAGGGATATCAAAGCTAGTAACGTTTTACTTGATTCAAATTTCGAGTCGCACATTGCGGATTTTGGGTTGGCTAGATCTATGGAAGGGTCTCATTCGCATGTGTCCACGCAGGTAGCGGGGACCTTGGGGTACATGCCACCAGAGTACATCAATGGCTCCACCATGGCTATCATGCCGGGGGATGTATATAGCTTTGGGGTACTAATGTTAGAGACTGTGACAGGGAGGAGACCGAGTTTCCCATTCCCCGGGGATGATGGAAAGGAAGTTAGATTAATGGAGTGGATTCATTCCATGGTGGAACAGAATCGTTACATGGAAATGGTGGATTCTAgtattttgaaggatgggatCAAAGAAAGTATGGTTGTGGAGGTTTTCAAAATTGGCTTGAAATGTGCTAATGAGAAATGGAAAGTTAGGCCTACGATGAAGGAAGTTGTGGAGGAGCTGGATAAGGTTGTGGCTTGA
- the LOC142525449 gene encoding uncharacterized protein LOC142525449 translates to MKAIKKWFFGSGKDEEQHHGAVGDASFASGSSPVDSEFPAARHLPRKGFGVPVQVHVERAPLPPLLVPCPEGDGGLQGLNWYAKHLRIDEDGDVADEFLDEDSPDISTSMEEQNRPLPRFKVKHSTKRAEVKKQELLPNGRIRHLVEHHGRQEWV, encoded by the exons ATGAAGGCTATCAAAAAATGGTTTTTTGGCTCTGGGAAAGACGAGGAACAACATCACGGGGCCGTTGGTGACGCAAGTTTTGCATCGGGATCTTCACCGGTggattctgaatttccagcagctcGTCATCTTCCCCGTAAAGGCTTCGGTGTACCAGTTCAAGTCCACGTGGAGCGGGCTCCACTGCCTCCCCTTCTTGTACCTTGCCCCGAAGGAGACGGTGGACTTCAG GGCTTGAATTGGTATGCAAAGCACCTAAGAATAGATGAAGATGGAGATGTCGCCGATGAGTTTCTTGATGAGGACTCACCAGATATTTCAACTAGCATGGAAGAGCAAAATAGGCCATTGCCAAGATTTAAAGTGAAGCATAGCACAAAACGTGCAGAAGTTAAGAAACAAGAACTCTTACCAAATGGTAGGATTCGGCATCTCGTGGAACACCATGGCAGGCAGGAGTGGGTGTAA